The Candidatus Binataceae bacterium genome includes a region encoding these proteins:
- a CDS encoding MotA/TolQ/ExbB proton channel family protein, producing MAALRALYLGAASRRLARSKAEWETLATITKPQGFRRLMEYLERSRSATGSEPQEVWRAALDQLMAREEQWEGFLRALISVAVLLGLLGTVLGFMSLAPALTRHALDQLDAKLGGVFIGTGAGILSALLIYLVALPWLRSATVSWAACVEDAGRIALLPLLPRPPTKIQDLVLDELTRRLDAVAQAWVSTLAEPARALRDEVGAAATSVQQISDALRAVEITSGDLKALAASARGMGTAAKSMVESSMQFATGAQHLDTVAGGFGQQLGSLATVIETNRTQTAALGQTLAEGRAVIEREGTELHAALARIAENFEQLAGLVHSRMNEEAGVSQEARRAVERLADVVASTEKALAEMADNAHEMNLAAAKLATSAGETQDRIVKSLQEHLERWTSAQQLLMQPIARQLTGLPEALGEAREHLKSAAESVSQIGHEFSALVRAEISSVGRTAAEAVNRLDTKMQQILEAARPPTNSPLAVDPIAYEQQATPHDRPALQLASAASASRDAGQQAEPSPGGLPDRSDADGERQPKEGIKPTSDGAPTELISAASERAAKPAPPNEVSQADSGLPAAIPLPPASPEAALPHPVHTSKMTSHGDGERKGTQDKRGGFFSRWMGRH from the coding sequence TTGGCGGCGCTTCGCGCGCTATATCTGGGCGCCGCCAGCCGGCGATTGGCGCGCAGCAAAGCAGAGTGGGAGACCCTGGCTACTATCACCAAACCACAAGGTTTTCGCCGCCTGATGGAATACCTGGAGCGCAGCCGTTCGGCAACCGGAAGCGAGCCACAGGAGGTCTGGCGCGCGGCGCTCGATCAGCTGATGGCCCGAGAGGAGCAGTGGGAGGGTTTCCTGCGGGCATTGATATCCGTCGCCGTCCTGCTTGGTCTGCTTGGTACCGTCCTGGGCTTCATGAGCCTGGCCCCGGCCCTGACCCGGCACGCCCTGGATCAGCTTGACGCCAAACTGGGCGGGGTTTTTATCGGCACCGGCGCCGGCATCCTGAGCGCGCTGCTTATCTACTTGGTCGCCCTCCCGTGGCTGCGTAGCGCAACGGTTAGCTGGGCCGCATGTGTGGAAGACGCTGGCCGCATTGCGCTACTCCCGCTCCTCCCTCGGCCGCCGACCAAGATTCAGGATCTGGTCCTCGACGAACTTACCCGACGGCTCGATGCCGTGGCTCAGGCTTGGGTTTCGACCCTGGCCGAGCCGGCACGGGCGCTCAGGGATGAGGTCGGCGCGGCAGCCACCTCGGTGCAACAAATCAGCGACGCTCTGCGCGCGGTGGAGATAACCAGCGGCGATTTGAAGGCGTTGGCCGCCAGCGCGCGCGGGATGGGCACGGCGGCCAAGTCGATGGTGGAGTCGTCGATGCAGTTCGCCACTGGAGCACAGCACCTGGACACGGTAGCAGGCGGCTTCGGCCAGCAATTGGGGTCACTAGCGACCGTGATTGAAACGAATCGCACTCAGACCGCGGCGCTGGGGCAGACCCTTGCCGAAGGACGTGCCGTGATCGAGCGCGAGGGTACGGAGCTACACGCCGCCTTGGCGCGAATCGCGGAAAATTTCGAACAACTCGCCGGCTTGGTTCACAGCCGCATGAATGAAGAGGCCGGCGTCTCTCAGGAAGCGAGGCGAGCAGTGGAGCGACTGGCTGACGTCGTCGCGTCAACCGAGAAGGCGTTGGCCGAAATGGCCGACAACGCCCACGAAATGAACCTGGCAGCCGCCAAGCTAGCCACGAGCGCGGGCGAGACCCAGGACAGGATCGTTAAGTCGCTGCAGGAGCACTTGGAGCGCTGGACGTCGGCTCAGCAGCTCCTGATGCAACCGATTGCCAGACAACTGACCGGCCTGCCCGAAGCGCTGGGCGAGGCCCGGGAGCATCTCAAAAGTGCCGCCGAGAGCGTTAGCCAAATTGGGCATGAATTCTCGGCTCTCGTGCGTGCCGAAATTTCGAGCGTGGGTCGCACCGCCGCGGAGGCGGTTAATCGCCTGGATACAAAAATGCAGCAAATTTTAGAGGCTGCACGGCCGCCGACGAACTCACCCTTGGCCGTCGATCCGATCGCGTACGAACAACAAGCGACACCGCATGATCGCCCCGCGCTTCAGCTAGCCTCGGCCGCTTCGGCTTCGCGGGATGCAGGCCAGCAGGCCGAACCATCTCCGGGCGGGTTGCCCGATCGTTCGGACGCGGACGGTGAGCGGCAACCTAAAGAAGGCATCAAACCAACCTCGGACGGTGCGCCCACAGAGCTAATTTCCGCGGCCTCCGAGAGGGCTGCCAAGCCCGCGCCCCCAAACGAGGTGTCGCAGGCAGACTCTGGCCTGCCCGCCGCCATACCATTGCCCCCTGCGAGCCCCGAAGCAGCTCTGCCGCACCCCGTGCATACCTCCAAAATGACATCGCACGGGGATGGCGAGCGCAAAGGCACACAAGATAAGCGTGGCGGATTTTTCAGCCGCTGGATGGGGCGTCACTGA
- a CDS encoding phospholipase D family protein: MVAVTTRIAMGQVQACFSPPLPNGCDPLTAIVNAIQAASHSIRVQIYALTSQPIVAALAAAKQRRVDVRVILDRSQLVGDSSESPAVGRLISAGIPIMVDTVPGLMHDKNMVIDGQTVLTGSFNYTWSAEHRNAETLLVIHNPQLAAQYTNDWNMRASRSRPLTAVGALPQLDASKTPGAVRGNRRTMIYQWPGCPYYDKIAPSNRVSFPTAQAAQAAGYRAARNCPPD; this comes from the coding sequence TTGGTCGCAGTCACGACCCGAATCGCCATGGGGCAGGTTCAGGCATGCTTTTCCCCGCCTCTGCCCAACGGATGCGATCCGCTAACCGCCATCGTCAATGCCATCCAGGCGGCTTCCCACTCGATCAGAGTCCAGATATATGCCCTAACTTCGCAGCCAATAGTCGCAGCGCTGGCCGCGGCCAAACAGCGCAGGGTCGACGTGCGCGTGATTCTGGATAGAAGCCAGCTGGTCGGAGACTCCAGCGAATCGCCCGCGGTTGGCCGGCTCATCTCCGCTGGAATCCCGATCATGGTGGACACCGTACCCGGACTTATGCACGACAAAAACATGGTGATCGACGGGCAGACAGTGTTGACCGGGAGCTTCAATTACACCTGGTCGGCCGAGCATCGCAATGCCGAGACGTTGCTTGTAATCCACAATCCGCAGCTCGCCGCGCAGTACACCAACGATTGGAACATGCGCGCTTCTCGCTCGCGCCCCCTAACCGCTGTTGGCGCACTGCCTCAACTTGATGCAAGCAAGACGCCTGGGGCCGTGCGAGGTAATCGCCGAACGATGATTTATCAGTGGCCGGGATGCCCTTACTACGACAAAATTGCACCCTCCAATCGGGTTAGCTTTCCCACTGCCCAAGCGGCGCAAGCAGCGGGATATCGCGCGGCGCGAAACTGTCCGCCGGACTAG
- a CDS encoding ABC transporter ATP-binding protein → MAIGEGMVEVTGLGKSFGSRRVLDEVSFSVRPGELVGLLGPNGAGKTTTLSILATVLNPDQGEVTIAGLDLATQRAAIRARLGLVPQSLALYPTLTARENLLLFARLRGATAREARRTCAEVLDEVGLTEHAQRTVGLLSGGMKRRLNLACALVHRPQVLLLDEPTVGVDPQSRERILSIIKELGQNGTAVLYCTHYMDEVERVCSRVVLIDHGRVVASGTTAELVGLAGARPRIELYFQSPPPRNWYLGLPEVSELTPAPSRNHSVLEFDSLPRVQELLNRAQAVGSVLEFTVHSPNLSDAFMALTGHQLRDEHESG, encoded by the coding sequence GTGGCGATCGGCGAGGGGATGGTCGAAGTAACAGGGCTGGGCAAGAGCTTTGGCTCGCGCCGCGTGCTGGATGAGGTCAGCTTCAGCGTCCGACCGGGCGAGCTGGTCGGATTGCTCGGTCCCAACGGGGCCGGCAAGACCACCACGCTCTCCATTCTGGCCACCGTCCTCAACCCCGATCAGGGCGAGGTCACTATCGCGGGCTTGGATTTAGCCACCCAGCGCGCCGCGATTCGTGCCCGCCTGGGACTGGTACCGCAAAGCCTGGCGCTCTACCCCACTCTAACCGCGCGTGAAAACCTGCTCTTGTTCGCCCGTCTGCGCGGAGCCACCGCCCGTGAGGCGCGTCGCACGTGCGCCGAAGTCTTGGATGAAGTGGGCTTGACCGAGCATGCCCAGCGCACGGTCGGGCTACTCTCGGGCGGGATGAAACGGCGACTCAATCTGGCCTGCGCCCTGGTCCATCGGCCCCAGGTTTTGTTGCTCGACGAGCCGACGGTGGGCGTGGACCCGCAATCGCGCGAGCGCATCCTGAGCATTATCAAGGAGTTAGGACAGAACGGCACCGCCGTGCTCTACTGTACCCATTACATGGATGAAGTCGAACGCGTCTGCAGTCGGGTGGTCCTGATCGATCATGGGCGCGTGGTGGCCTCTGGCACGACCGCCGAACTGGTGGGTCTGGCCGGCGCACGGCCGCGAATCGAGTTGTATTTTCAATCCCCGCCGCCCCGCAACTGGTACCTAGGACTGCCCGAGGTCAGCGAACTGACACCCGCGCCTAGCCGCAATCATAGCGTGCTGGAATTCGATAGCCTGCCCCGCGTCCAAGAATTATTGAACCGCGCTCAGGCGGTGGGATCGGTGCTGGAGTTCACCGTCCATAGCCCAAATCTCTCCGACGCCTTCATGGCCTTAACCGGCCATCAACTGCGCGACGAGCACGAGTCCGGGTAA
- a CDS encoding ABC transporter permease — protein MIWRTTRLILVNEFRLLLHDHAALFMMFLAPVAIIAVAGFSLGNLYGVHPDRGGYLVALLDQDHGVVASTIRGALSHSPGIRVRPVASLAQARQLIINDERAPLALVIPAGTSATFAAGGKPAIELYIDPLKRLQAAAIQAQLAQIGRNLQIAAQARAQHQIDLRSAALRRRLEQLTADARATSIRADAYVRELKAAQKQARRRAQGAIRLQLSAVRTQTQTAIDRSVAQIKNTLASELSARQGAIDALTQYLRALQRSQAQFQSWLDRLKQLAGSHAGQIPPPPIWPAAPNAAQLAILSAPMKVPINAPVLPSVDDSFKLPVPHVKMPSPPPQAPALSDLVPANATLPGTVGWDTRPLISGLQVNSFDQYVPGFGITFLLIDMLWGVGVGLIDEREWGTLQRLRAGGAPVTGLMLGKLSARLLIGTFQMAVLFAVGRLLFGISLGHNPAMLLMPAAAIAFAAGAFGLLIACVARSRDAVLPIGSVAAMAMSAIGGCWWPLGFEPAWMRAVAMWMPTTWTMRAFNDLMIRGLPAPSALVPSAFTFALGLGYLIIGLLGAVRFYD, from the coding sequence ATGATCTGGCGCACCACCAGGCTCATCCTGGTCAATGAATTTCGCCTGCTCCTTCACGATCACGCGGCCCTGTTCATGATGTTCTTGGCGCCGGTGGCGATAATCGCGGTCGCAGGCTTTTCCCTGGGTAACCTCTACGGCGTCCACCCCGACCGCGGCGGCTACTTGGTAGCACTGCTCGATCAGGATCACGGGGTGGTGGCGAGTACGATCCGCGGAGCGCTCAGCCACTCCCCTGGTATTCGGGTGAGGCCGGTTGCCAGCTTGGCCCAGGCGCGCCAATTGATTATCAACGACGAGCGCGCACCGCTGGCGCTTGTGATTCCGGCCGGCACCAGCGCCACCTTCGCGGCCGGCGGCAAGCCGGCCATCGAACTCTATATCGATCCGCTGAAACGGCTGCAGGCAGCCGCGATCCAAGCTCAACTGGCCCAAATCGGCCGTAATCTTCAGATCGCGGCGCAAGCGCGCGCCCAGCATCAAATCGACCTTCGGAGCGCGGCCCTGCGCCGCCGGTTGGAGCAACTGACCGCCGACGCCCGGGCCACTTCCATCCGGGCCGACGCTTACGTGCGCGAGTTGAAGGCAGCGCAAAAGCAGGCCCGGCGCCGGGCCCAAGGCGCAATCCGCCTCCAGCTAAGCGCTGTGCGCACCCAAACCCAAACCGCGATCGATCGCTCGGTGGCCCAGATCAAAAACACGCTGGCGAGCGAATTGAGCGCGCGCCAAGGGGCAATCGACGCGCTGACCCAGTATCTGCGCGCCTTGCAACGAAGCCAAGCCCAATTTCAATCGTGGCTGGACCGACTCAAGCAATTGGCGGGATCCCATGCCGGCCAGATTCCACCACCGCCAATCTGGCCCGCGGCGCCCAACGCCGCCCAATTGGCAATTCTTTCAGCCCCAATGAAAGTTCCCATCAACGCTCCGGTACTGCCCTCGGTCGACGACAGTTTCAAGCTACCCGTGCCGCACGTCAAAATGCCCTCGCCTCCCCCACAAGCGCCCGCTCTGTCCGATCTGGTCCCTGCGAATGCCACCTTGCCAGGCACCGTGGGGTGGGACACTCGACCGCTGATTTCCGGCCTGCAAGTCAATTCCTTCGATCAGTACGTGCCCGGCTTCGGCATCACCTTTCTGCTGATCGACATGCTTTGGGGAGTGGGCGTGGGGCTGATCGACGAGCGCGAGTGGGGCACCCTGCAACGGCTGCGCGCCGGGGGCGCCCCGGTGACTGGGCTGATGCTGGGAAAGCTCTCGGCCCGCCTGCTAATCGGTACGTTTCAGATGGCGGTGCTGTTCGCGGTCGGCCGCCTGCTGTTCGGGATCAGCCTGGGCCACAATCCGGCGATGCTGCTAATGCCCGCGGCCGCCATCGCTTTTGCCGCCGGCGCCTTCGGCCTGCTGATCGCCTGCGTGGCGCGCAGCCGCGACGCCGTGCTGCCAATCGGCTCGGTGGCCGCGATGGCGATGTCGGCCATTGGCGGCTGTTGGTGGCCGCTGGGCTTCGAGCCGGCCTGGATGCGCGCGGTGGCGATGTGGATGCCCACCACCTGGACGATGCGTGCCTTCAACGATCTGATGATTCGCGGCCTGCCCGCGCCCAGCGCGCTGGTCCCGTCGGCTTTTACCTTCGCGCTGGGACTTGGCTATTTGATTATTGGCCTGCTCGGCGCCGTGCGCTTTTACGACTAA